The proteins below come from a single Halomicroarcula saliterrae genomic window:
- the trpG gene encoding anthranilate synthase component II: MSAGPASETAADQPRVLFVDNFDSFTYNLVEYVSEHAETEVLRNTATLEEVRAFDPDAIVISPGPGHPKNDRDVGVTMDVLRELSPETPTLGVCLGLEAAVYAYGGTVGRAPEPIHGKAFPIDHDGEGVFAGLEQGLQGGRYHSLVATEVPEEFVVSATTTEGPSDPADSDGETELVMGVRHREYPIEAVQFHPESVLTAVGHDVIENFLSGL; this comes from the coding sequence ATGAGCGCCGGCCCTGCGAGCGAGACGGCGGCGGACCAGCCCCGCGTCCTGTTCGTCGACAACTTCGACTCGTTCACCTACAACCTCGTCGAGTACGTCTCCGAACACGCGGAGACCGAGGTCCTTCGGAACACGGCCACGCTGGAGGAGGTCCGGGCGTTCGACCCGGACGCCATCGTCATCTCCCCCGGGCCGGGTCACCCGAAGAACGACCGGGACGTGGGTGTGACGATGGACGTGTTACGCGAACTGAGCCCCGAGACGCCGACGCTGGGCGTCTGTCTGGGGCTGGAAGCGGCCGTCTACGCCTACGGCGGGACGGTCGGCCGCGCCCCCGAGCCCATTCACGGGAAGGCGTTCCCCATCGACCACGACGGCGAGGGGGTCTTCGCCGGGCTCGAACAGGGGCTGCAGGGCGGGCGCTATCACTCGCTGGTCGCGACGGAGGTCCCCGAGGAGTTCGTGGTCTCGGCGACGACGACCGAGGGCCCGTCGGACCCGGCCGACTCAGACGGTGAGACCGAACTGGTGATGGGCGTCCGTCACCGCGAATACCCCATCGAAGCCGTCCAGTTCCACCCCGAGTCGGTGCTGACGGCGGTCGGCCACGACGTCATCGAGAACTTCCTCTCCGGTCTCTAG
- a CDS encoding TVP38/TMEM64 family protein, which translates to MDRLARQQLLGSAVLVVAVAAVAAVLSPARLVREAMHLADHPVYLAGVIVTLYLVRPFFAWPTMPLSAFVGFVLGIGYGIPVALMGALVTCLIPYRFAERAGEQGGMFGWLGESGQRIIEVTGETRGVLAARLSPVPADPVSYGAGFAGVSTRAFVVGTFFGEIPWVVVEVVAGASMRSLTLEGLSIEALPQLLVLLGSLSILVLAGPTYRHFSGRPDSS; encoded by the coding sequence ATGGACCGTCTCGCCAGACAACAGCTGCTCGGTTCGGCTGTTCTCGTCGTCGCGGTGGCCGCCGTCGCGGCCGTCCTCTCTCCGGCGCGGCTCGTTCGCGAGGCCATGCATCTCGCCGACCACCCGGTGTATCTGGCCGGCGTCATCGTCACGCTGTATCTCGTCCGGCCCTTCTTCGCGTGGCCGACGATGCCCCTATCGGCGTTCGTCGGCTTCGTGCTGGGTATCGGCTACGGCATCCCGGTCGCGCTGATGGGCGCGCTGGTGACCTGTCTCATCCCCTACCGGTTCGCCGAGCGGGCCGGCGAGCAGGGCGGGATGTTCGGCTGGCTCGGCGAGTCGGGCCAGCGCATCATCGAGGTGACCGGCGAGACCCGCGGGGTGCTGGCCGCGCGGCTCTCCCCGGTGCCCGCGGACCCGGTCTCCTACGGTGCGGGCTTTGCCGGCGTGTCGACCCGGGCGTTCGTGGTCGGCACCTTTTTCGGCGAGATTCCGTGGGTCGTCGTCGAAGTCGTCGCCGGCGCGTCGATGCGGTCGCTGACGCTCGAAGGACTCTCTATCGAGGCGCTGCCACAGCTGCTCGTTTTGCTCGGGTCGCTTTCGATACTGGTGCTTGCGGGCCCGACCTACCGACACTTCAGCGGTCGGCCCGACTCGTCGTGA
- a CDS encoding DUF7526 family protein: MPREITGEVIHVVPPEEQGDYELDGTVAELAESRYLLVCRKGGAPSFFERVVAFFKRDPIRPVTLVSDEGAEEGTEIEATVEFTTVDDVYEVIEFE; the protein is encoded by the coding sequence ATGCCCAGAGAGATAACGGGCGAGGTCATCCACGTCGTCCCGCCCGAAGAGCAGGGCGACTACGAACTCGACGGGACCGTCGCGGAGCTGGCGGAGTCCCGGTACCTCCTCGTCTGTCGGAAGGGGGGCGCACCGTCGTTCTTCGAGCGAGTGGTCGCCTTCTTCAAGCGCGACCCCATCAGGCCGGTCACGCTCGTCTCGGACGAGGGGGCCGAGGAAGGGACGGAAATCGAAGCGACGGTCGAGTTCACCACTGTCGACGACGTCTACGAAGTCATCGAATTCGAGTGA
- the trpE gene encoding anthranilate synthase component I, whose product MTLDISREQFVEHAEADRPVVVRAAAQVDVDIEPLAAYAALSGRTSDAAESDYTFLLESAEKVASSDPDGAFAPETDDRHARFSFVGYDPRAVVTVTGDESSVEVFDDRYADLVTTDGGDVVDDLRAAMPDVELRAFPEMDRQHLDGGLVGFLSYDAVYDLWLDEVGMDRPESRFPDAQFVLTTSTLRFDHAQAAVELVFTPVVRAHEDAGERYDELVAEAERVEAALSGADSLDTGGFTREAETAGPQDAYEEAVSRAKEYVLSGDIYQGVISRTRELYGDVDTLGLYAALREVNPSPYMYLLGYDDLSIVGASPETLVSVAGDRVVSNPIAGTCPRGNSPVEDRRLAGEMLADGKERAEHTMLVDLARNDVRRVAEAGSVRVEEFMNVLKYSHVQHIESTVTGTLSPDCDAFDAARATFPAGTLSGAPKIRAMEIIDELERSPRGPYGGGVGYFDWGGDTDFAIVIRSATVEEGVSLPDGTGDPVHDRITVQAGAGIVADSDPESEYVETEQKMDGVLAALERIARGDDAVESPADEVEVRR is encoded by the coding sequence GTGACGCTCGACATCTCGCGCGAGCAGTTCGTCGAGCACGCCGAGGCCGACCGGCCGGTCGTGGTCCGCGCCGCGGCACAGGTCGACGTGGACATCGAACCGCTCGCGGCCTACGCGGCGCTTTCGGGCCGGACCAGCGACGCCGCCGAGAGCGACTACACCTTCCTCCTAGAGAGCGCCGAGAAGGTCGCCTCCAGCGACCCCGACGGCGCCTTCGCCCCGGAGACCGACGACCGCCACGCCCGGTTTTCCTTCGTGGGCTACGACCCGCGGGCGGTCGTCACGGTCACGGGCGACGAGAGCTCAGTCGAGGTGTTCGACGACCGCTACGCGGACCTCGTGACCACCGACGGCGGCGACGTGGTCGACGACCTCCGGGCGGCGATGCCCGACGTGGAACTGCGGGCCTTCCCCGAGATGGACCGCCAGCACCTCGACGGCGGGCTCGTCGGGTTCCTCTCCTACGACGCGGTGTACGACCTCTGGCTCGACGAGGTCGGGATGGACCGACCGGAGTCCCGGTTCCCGGACGCGCAGTTCGTCCTGACGACCTCGACGCTGCGGTTCGACCACGCCCAAGCGGCGGTCGAACTCGTGTTCACGCCCGTCGTCCGCGCCCACGAAGACGCGGGCGAGCGCTACGACGAACTCGTCGCGGAAGCCGAGCGCGTCGAGGCGGCCCTGTCGGGCGCCGACTCGCTCGACACCGGCGGGTTCACGCGCGAGGCCGAAACGGCCGGGCCACAGGACGCCTACGAAGAGGCCGTTTCCCGGGCCAAGGAGTACGTTCTCTCCGGGGACATCTACCAGGGCGTCATCTCCCGGACCCGGGAGCTGTACGGCGACGTGGACACGCTGGGGCTGTACGCGGCGCTGCGCGAGGTGAACCCATCGCCGTACATGTATCTGCTGGGCTACGACGACCTGAGTATCGTCGGCGCCAGTCCCGAGACGCTCGTGTCGGTGGCCGGCGACCGCGTCGTCTCGAACCCCATCGCGGGCACCTGCCCGCGGGGGAACTCACCCGTCGAGGACCGCCGGCTGGCCGGCGAGATGCTCGCCGACGGGAAAGAGCGCGCCGAACACACGATGCTGGTCGACCTGGCGCGAAACGACGTGCGCCGCGTCGCCGAGGCCGGCTCCGTCCGCGTCGAGGAGTTCATGAACGTGCTCAAATACAGCCACGTCCAGCACATCGAGTCGACGGTCACTGGGACGCTCTCGCCGGACTGCGACGCCTTCGACGCCGCTCGGGCGACGTTCCCCGCGGGGACGCTCTCGGGGGCACCCAAGATTCGCGCGATGGAGATAATCGACGAACTGGAACGCTCGCCACGGGGCCCGTACGGCGGCGGTGTCGGCTACTTCGACTGGGGCGGTGACACCGACTTCGCCATCGTCATCCGCTCGGCGACCGTCGAGGAAGGCGTTTCGCTGCCGGACGGTACCGGTGACCCGGTCCACGACCGCATCACGGTGCAGGCCGGGGCCGGCATCGTGGCCGACTCCGACCCCGAGAGCGAGTACGTCGAGACCGAACAGAAGATGGACGGCGTGCTGGCGGCGCTCGAACGGATAGCGCGGGGCGACGACGCGGTCGAATCGCCCGCGGACGAAGTGGAGGTCCGCCGATGA
- a CDS encoding PAS domain S-box protein, with translation MRSQGDIRVLHVDDEREFAEVAAMHLERADGSLSVVTEFSAQDGLSTLRTSPVDCVVSDHDMPGMDGLEFLKAVREEYPELPFVLFTGKGNEEIASDAISAGVTEYLQKDVGTDQYTVLANRIRRAVGEKRAKSALEESERQLSTLISNLPGMVYRARNERGWPMEFVSDGAAQLVGYDADAIESGSVTWGSLIDEADAARIRSQVQTSIAADEPFEVSYRVTTKSGERRWLWERGRVVGTDDAGVELLEGFVTDITARKERERELEREREFTENLVDTLDDVFYLVNLEGELLRWNDTTTAVLGYDDEALSTMTLFDLVPEAFHEAVEETVERTVQVGQATFEVPLVTSDGDRIRHEFRGSLIEDGAGDILGVAGIARDITDRRARERTLEQYRTLVENVGDPMYILDSEGTVRMANDAMVDHLGYDRDEIVGADPERFIPTADVDRVTATLTELLQSPGRTWETVEMRTVDADGARTVTENKVAPLVGADGSVTGSVGVMRDVTERRQRDRELGRYEAIVEAVGDPVYALDEDGVFTFVNEAIEPMTGYSPDDLVGEHIGRIMTESDVAEGDRLIQDLLADPDTDSGTLEMDVVTRWDERIPSENNLALLPAEDGGFVGTAGVIRDIHERKAREKRLSEFASVVSHDLRNPLNVVQGRLSLAQETGDVDHLGAASAAADRMEQLIEDLLTLARQGDAVGSVEAIDIATAAEGAWANVDTVGATLELAGTDTVDADPDRFRELLENLFRNAVEHGPHRRGLDSVTDDAFARRPPDDTLRGELTVTVGTISTAADTTTGFYVADDGTGIPAADREKVFKRGYTTSEGGTGFGLAIVEDIATAHGWSVRATESADGGARFEFTTSRADR, from the coding sequence ATGAGGAGTCAGGGCGACATCCGCGTACTCCACGTCGACGACGAGCGGGAGTTCGCCGAGGTCGCCGCGATGCATCTCGAACGGGCCGACGGGAGTCTCAGTGTCGTCACCGAGTTCTCCGCACAGGACGGACTCTCGACGCTTCGGACCTCGCCGGTCGACTGCGTCGTCAGCGACCACGATATGCCCGGGATGGACGGGCTGGAGTTTCTGAAAGCCGTCCGCGAGGAGTATCCGGAGCTCCCCTTCGTCCTCTTTACCGGGAAGGGGAACGAGGAGATAGCGAGCGACGCCATCAGCGCCGGCGTCACGGAGTACCTCCAGAAGGACGTGGGGACCGACCAGTACACGGTTCTGGCGAACCGCATCAGGCGTGCCGTCGGCGAGAAACGGGCGAAGTCGGCCCTCGAAGAGTCCGAACGGCAGCTCTCGACGCTCATCTCGAATCTCCCGGGGATGGTGTACCGGGCGCGAAACGAACGCGGGTGGCCGATGGAGTTCGTCAGCGACGGGGCGGCACAGCTGGTCGGCTACGACGCCGACGCCATCGAGTCCGGGTCGGTCACGTGGGGTTCGCTCATCGACGAGGCGGACGCAGCGCGGATACGCTCGCAGGTCCAGACGAGCATCGCCGCCGACGAGCCGTTCGAGGTGAGCTACCGCGTCACGACGAAATCGGGCGAACGGCGGTGGCTGTGGGAACGCGGGCGCGTGGTGGGGACCGACGACGCCGGCGTCGAACTGCTCGAGGGGTTCGTCACCGATATCACCGCCCGCAAGGAACGCGAGCGCGAACTCGAACGCGAGCGGGAGTTCACGGAGAACCTCGTGGACACGCTCGACGACGTGTTCTACCTCGTCAACCTCGAGGGCGAACTGCTGCGCTGGAACGACACCACGACGGCGGTGCTTGGCTACGACGACGAGGCGCTCTCGACGATGACGCTCTTTGACCTCGTCCCCGAGGCGTTCCACGAGGCGGTCGAAGAGACCGTCGAGCGGACCGTCCAGGTCGGACAGGCCACCTTCGAGGTGCCGCTGGTGACCAGCGACGGCGACCGCATCCGACACGAGTTCCGCGGCTCGCTCATCGAGGACGGGGCCGGCGACATCCTCGGCGTGGCCGGCATCGCCCGGGATATCACCGACCGGCGGGCCCGCGAGCGGACGCTCGAACAGTACCGGACGCTCGTCGAGAACGTCGGCGACCCGATGTACATTCTGGACAGCGAGGGGACGGTCCGGATGGCCAACGACGCGATGGTCGACCATCTGGGGTACGACCGCGACGAGATCGTCGGGGCCGACCCCGAGCGGTTCATCCCGACGGCGGACGTCGACCGGGTGACGGCGACCCTCACCGAGCTCCTGCAGTCGCCCGGCCGGACGTGGGAGACGGTGGAGATGCGCACCGTCGACGCCGATGGGGCCCGGACGGTGACCGAGAACAAGGTCGCGCCACTGGTCGGCGCAGACGGCTCCGTCACCGGCTCCGTCGGCGTGATGCGGGACGTGACCGAGCGCCGACAGCGCGACCGGGAGCTGGGCCGGTACGAGGCCATCGTCGAGGCCGTCGGCGACCCCGTGTACGCGCTCGACGAGGACGGCGTCTTCACCTTCGTCAACGAGGCCATCGAGCCGATGACGGGATACAGTCCCGACGACCTCGTCGGCGAGCACATCGGGCGCATCATGACCGAGAGCGACGTCGCGGAGGGCGACCGACTCATTCAGGACCTGCTCGCTGACCCCGACACCGACAGCGGGACGCTGGAGATGGACGTGGTGACGAGGTGGGACGAGCGAATCCCCTCGGAGAACAACCTCGCCCTGCTCCCGGCCGAGGACGGTGGCTTCGTCGGCACTGCCGGAGTCATCCGGGATATCCACGAGCGCAAGGCCCGGGAGAAACGGCTCTCGGAGTTCGCCTCGGTCGTCAGCCACGACCTCCGGAACCCGCTGAACGTCGTTCAGGGGCGGCTCTCGCTGGCCCAGGAGACCGGCGACGTGGACCACCTCGGCGCGGCGTCGGCGGCCGCCGACCGGATGGAGCAACTCATCGAGGACCTGCTGACGCTCGCCCGTCAGGGAGACGCCGTCGGAAGCGTCGAGGCCATCGACATCGCGACGGCCGCCGAGGGGGCGTGGGCGAACGTCGACACCGTGGGCGCGACGCTCGAACTGGCCGGGACCGACACCGTCGATGCGGACCCCGACCGGTTTCGGGAGTTGCTGGAGAACCTGTTTCGAAACGCCGTCGAGCACGGCCCGCACCGCCGGGGGCTCGACAGCGTGACCGACGACGCTTTCGCCCGTCGACCGCCCGACGATACGCTTCGCGGGGAGCTGACGGTAACCGTCGGCACGATATCCACGGCCGCCGACACCACCACCGGATTCTACGTCGCCGACGACGGCACCGGTATCCCAGCCGCTGACCGCGAGAAAGTGTTCAAACGCGGCTACACGACCTCCGAGGGCGGAACCGGGTTCGGCCTCGCAATCGTCGAGGACATCGCCACGGCGCACGGCTGGTCGGTGCGGGCGACCGAGAGCGCCGACGGCGGTGCCCGCTTCGAGTTCACGACGAGTCGGGCCGACCGCTGA
- a CDS encoding molybdopterin-dependent oxidoreductase has protein sequence MKDALLDSRGGRLLVGFAAAGAGVAGSYGATGYTPTFVASPIERTLSRTMPGEVVSVAITTLGSLGQQLNLLTAILLTWLLFAAGITGALLAGSEANNRLLPTVGTAVFLWVVTAALTRELALSLGPVVPAVAVVGLAQAVDAYRGSADPISSKRRRALSTFGVAIGATAVGFAVGEGKTSMGEDAPQLDAPGADTEDLQAKLDAAEANSLDVSGIEPLVSENFYEVDINSIDPNTKAADWSLSITGAVESEVTVDYEELQGMAAVNQFSTLRCVGDSLNGKKIDTALWTGVPLQRLVERAGVQSDCNCVLLKAQDGYEVEFPLEAFNRGIAVYGMNGKVLPRGHGYPVRAVIPGHWGEVNTKWLTEIELLNSEVDGYWEQRGWEGTGPVKPTATLRADTMLDDGTRQLAGHAYGGLRGVSTVEVSTDGGSSWSEATLSEPLPAVDGEGPAEDAWRQWTYSYDPPGSSHTAVVRMVTRDGTVQTMEETGPRPSGPSGWVQKEFQS, from the coding sequence ATGAAAGACGCACTGCTCGACAGTCGAGGCGGCCGGCTACTGGTCGGATTCGCCGCCGCTGGCGCGGGGGTCGCCGGCTCCTACGGCGCGACCGGCTACACGCCGACCTTCGTCGCCTCGCCCATCGAGCGGACGCTCTCACGGACGATGCCCGGCGAGGTGGTCTCCGTCGCCATCACGACGCTGGGAAGCCTCGGCCAGCAGCTGAACCTCCTCACGGCCATCCTCCTCACGTGGCTGTTGTTCGCCGCCGGTATCACCGGCGCACTCCTCGCCGGTAGCGAGGCCAACAACCGACTGCTCCCGACCGTCGGCACGGCGGTGTTCTTGTGGGTAGTCACCGCCGCGCTCACCCGGGAGCTCGCCCTCTCGCTGGGACCGGTCGTCCCGGCGGTCGCCGTCGTCGGCCTCGCACAGGCCGTCGACGCCTATCGGGGCTCCGCGGACCCCATCTCCTCGAAGCGGCGGCGCGCCCTCTCGACGTTCGGCGTCGCCATCGGGGCCACCGCCGTCGGCTTCGCCGTCGGCGAGGGAAAGACCTCGATGGGCGAGGACGCCCCGCAGCTCGACGCCCCGGGCGCAGACACCGAAGACCTCCAGGCGAAACTGGACGCCGCCGAGGCCAACTCCCTCGACGTCAGCGGCATCGAACCGCTGGTCAGCGAGAACTTCTACGAGGTCGACATCAACTCCATCGACCCCAACACCAAGGCCGCGGACTGGTCGCTCTCGATCACCGGGGCCGTCGAATCGGAGGTCACCGTCGACTACGAGGAGCTCCAGGGGATGGCGGCGGTCAACCAGTTCTCCACGCTTCGCTGTGTCGGGGACTCGCTCAACGGCAAGAAGATAGACACCGCGCTGTGGACCGGGGTCCCGCTCCAGCGCCTCGTCGAGCGGGCCGGCGTCCAGAGCGACTGCAACTGTGTCCTGCTCAAGGCCCAAGACGGCTACGAAGTCGAGTTCCCTCTGGAGGCGTTCAACCGCGGTATCGCGGTCTACGGCATGAACGGCAAGGTCCTCCCGCGGGGTCACGGCTACCCCGTCCGCGCCGTGATTCCGGGCCACTGGGGCGAGGTCAACACGAAGTGGCTCACCGAAATCGAGCTGCTGAACAGCGAGGTGGACGGCTACTGGGAGCAGCGCGGTTGGGAGGGGACCGGCCCGGTCAAACCCACCGCGACGCTCAGGGCCGACACGATGCTCGACGACGGGACGCGACAGCTCGCCGGCCACGCCTACGGCGGGCTCCGGGGCGTCTCGACCGTCGAGGTGTCGACCGACGGCGGCTCGTCGTGGTCCGAGGCCACGCTCTCGGAGCCCCTGCCCGCCGTCGACGGCGAGGGCCCCGCCGAAGACGCGTGGCGCCAGTGGACGTACAGCTACGACCCGCCCGGCTCCAGTCACACGGCCGTCGTCCGGATGGTCACCCGCGACGGCACCGTCCAGACCATGGAAGAGACCGGGCCACGTCCGAGCGGGCCGTCGGGCTGGGTCCAGAAGGAGTTCCAGTCCTAG
- a CDS encoding adenosylcobalamin-dependent ribonucleoside-diphosphate reductase: protein MSDAELTADDLTLPIKRTEGDTLEDRLTGNAYHNILPARYLRKDANGDLVESPEDLFERVAKNIALAEAVFEADKRDIEVTVTPDQLKPGHPRRDELAAEVFGAGTTATDDAETTLSVYNVNKFAYDTVVPELPDSVRDHVEETADSFQEQMERLSFMPNSPTLMNAGDELQQLSACFVDSPGDDIDDIHQTAKEAAQVFQSGGGMGYAFWKLRPYGDPVGSTGGIASGPITFMRTYDQMCETIAQGGARRGAQMGVMRVSHPDVIQFIHAKNKDVSLAETLRLNDPDDFTHNSFAEALEEARELIDEDGKVPKHLRNAVEGHLSNFNISVGITDDFMEAYKNGEEFTFTNPRTEEPHIATAETKELYSMFDLGEHVEVGEELSIPAEKLFERIVQGAHENGEPGVIYLERVNKEHSFDVEEHPDHQILATNPCGEQPLEEYEACNLGHINLSTLAALDAPDYRVWADEHADEYDSQEAAIDAFLEEALDIDELDHRIELGTRFLENVVTMSDFPVEKIEEKVREMRKIGLGIMGLAQLYIQLGVEYGSPEANEIARQVMRHINHGSKRASRQLAESRGVFDEWDNSKYASPTEYREWFEKQTGEDADDWAEGFPIRNHNTTTIAPTGTTSMIGNTTGGCEPIYNVAYYKNVSDDVQGDEMLVEFDDYFLRALEDNDIDVDAVKEEAQEQMANNEFDGVDGLTTVPDAIGELFVTTGDLSARDHAGIQVACQEGVDSAISKTVNAPNDSTIEDAAEVFQYIYDHGGKGVTYYRDGTRSKQVLTTRAQNAEFADMDTEELVAQIEEVFGGIEGFLEDDAVQDALQTSVEGMLSAADGEESEFARKRSRPDVLHGVTQRIDTGYGKLYVNINEDPEAERPFELFANIGNSGGFTASFTEALAKTISTALRSGVDPSEIADELQGIRSPKVAWDKGEQIQSIPDAIGTALRRYLDGDVDKAYPQQVTLEETAEEEEAREQSASHKTDGGPQTADTSVDAGPQADAGTETGDQQELIDAGESPECPDCGSMSLYYSEGCKTCESCGWSEC from the coding sequence ATGAGTGACGCGGAGCTCACCGCCGACGACCTCACCCTACCCATCAAGCGCACCGAGGGAGACACCCTCGAAGACCGACTGACAGGCAACGCCTATCACAACATCCTGCCGGCGCGGTACCTCCGCAAGGACGCGAACGGGGACCTCGTCGAATCGCCCGAGGACCTCTTCGAGCGCGTGGCGAAGAACATCGCCCTCGCCGAGGCCGTCTTCGAGGCCGACAAGCGGGACATCGAGGTCACGGTCACGCCCGACCAGCTGAAGCCGGGCCACCCGCGCCGTGACGAACTCGCCGCCGAGGTCTTCGGCGCCGGGACCACGGCGACGGACGACGCCGAGACGACGCTCTCTGTCTACAACGTCAACAAGTTCGCCTACGACACCGTCGTTCCGGAGCTGCCCGACTCGGTCCGCGACCACGTCGAGGAGACGGCCGACTCGTTCCAGGAGCAGATGGAGCGGCTCTCCTTCATGCCGAACTCGCCGACGCTGATGAACGCCGGCGACGAGCTCCAGCAGCTCTCGGCCTGTTTCGTCGACTCGCCCGGCGACGACATCGACGACATCCACCAGACCGCAAAGGAGGCCGCACAGGTGTTCCAGTCCGGCGGCGGGATGGGCTACGCGTTCTGGAAGCTCCGCCCCTACGGCGACCCCGTCGGCTCCACCGGCGGCATCGCCTCGGGCCCCATCACGTTCATGCGGACCTACGACCAGATGTGCGAGACCATCGCCCAGGGCGGTGCCCGACGAGGCGCCCAGATGGGCGTCATGCGCGTCTCCCACCCGGACGTCATCCAGTTCATCCACGCCAAGAACAAGGACGTCTCGCTGGCCGAGACGCTGCGCCTGAACGACCCCGACGACTTCACGCACAACTCCTTCGCCGAAGCCCTCGAAGAGGCCCGCGAGCTCATCGACGAGGACGGCAAGGTGCCCAAACACCTCCGCAACGCCGTCGAGGGTCACCTCTCGAATTTCAACATCTCCGTCGGCATCACCGACGACTTCATGGAGGCGTACAAGAACGGCGAGGAGTTCACCTTCACCAACCCGCGCACCGAAGAGCCCCACATCGCCACCGCCGAGACCAAGGAGCTGTACTCGATGTTCGACCTCGGCGAGCACGTCGAGGTCGGCGAAGAGCTCTCGATTCCGGCCGAAAAGCTGTTCGAGCGCATCGTTCAGGGCGCCCACGAGAACGGCGAACCGGGCGTCATCTATCTCGAACGCGTCAACAAGGAACACTCCTTCGACGTCGAGGAACACCCCGACCACCAGATTCTCGCGACGAACCCGTGTGGCGAGCAGCCACTGGAGGAGTACGAGGCCTGTAACCTCGGTCACATCAACCTCTCGACGCTCGCCGCGCTCGACGCCCCGGACTACCGCGTCTGGGCCGACGAACACGCCGACGAGTACGACTCTCAGGAGGCCGCTATCGACGCCTTCCTGGAAGAAGCGCTGGACATAGACGAGCTCGACCACCGCATCGAGCTCGGCACCCGCTTCCTCGAAAACGTCGTCACGATGTCCGACTTCCCGGTCGAGAAAATCGAGGAGAAGGTCCGGGAAATGCGAAAGATCGGACTGGGCATCATGGGGCTCGCCCAGCTGTACATCCAGCTCGGCGTCGAGTACGGCTCGCCCGAGGCCAACGAGATCGCCCGTCAGGTGATGCGCCACATCAACCACGGGTCCAAACGAGCGAGCCGCCAGCTCGCCGAATCCCGTGGCGTCTTCGACGAGTGGGACAACTCCAAGTACGCGAGCCCCACCGAGTACCGCGAGTGGTTCGAGAAACAGACCGGCGAGGACGCCGACGACTGGGCCGAGGGCTTCCCCATCCGCAACCACAACACGACGACCATCGCGCCGACGGGCACCACGTCGATGATCGGCAACACCACCGGCGGCTGTGAGCCCATCTACAACGTCGCCTACTACAAGAACGTCTCCGACGACGTCCAGGGCGACGAGATGCTCGTCGAGTTCGACGACTACTTCCTCCGCGCGCTGGAGGACAACGACATCGACGTCGACGCGGTGAAAGAAGAGGCCCAGGAGCAGATGGCCAACAACGAGTTCGACGGCGTCGACGGCCTGACGACGGTGCCCGACGCCATCGGTGAGCTGTTCGTCACCACCGGCGACCTCTCGGCCCGCGACCACGCCGGCATCCAGGTCGCCTGTCAGGAGGGCGTCGACTCCGCCATCTCGAAGACCGTCAACGCCCCCAACGACTCGACCATCGAGGACGCCGCCGAGGTGTTCCAGTACATCTACGACCACGGCGGCAAGGGCGTCACCTACTACCGCGACGGCACCCGCAGCAAGCAGGTGCTGACCACGCGGGCCCAGAACGCCGAGTTCGCCGATATGGACACCGAGGAGCTCGTCGCCCAGATCGAGGAGGTCTTCGGCGGCATCGAGGGATTCCTCGAAGACGACGCCGTGCAGGACGCGCTGCAGACGTCCGTCGAGGGCATGCTGTCGGCCGCCGACGGCGAGGAGAGCGAGTTCGCCCGCAAGCGCAGCCGACCCGACGTGCTCCACGGTGTCACTCAGCGCATCGACACCGGCTACGGGAAGCTCTACGTCAACATCAACGAGGACCCCGAGGCCGAGCGACCGTTCGAACTCTTCGCCAACATCGGGAACTCCGGTGGCTTCACCGCCTCCTTCACCGAGGCGCTGGCAAAGACCATCTCGACGGCGCTGCGCTCGGGTGTCGACCCCAGCGAAATCGCCGACGAGCTGCAGGGCATCCGGTCGCCGAAGGTCGCCTGGGACAAGGGCGAGCAGATCCAGTCCATCCCGGACGCCATCGGCACGGCCCTGCGTCGCTACCTCGACGGCGACGTCGACAAGGCCTACCCACAGCAGGTCACCCTCGAAGAGACCGCCGAGGAGGAGGAGGCTCGTGAGCAGTCCGCCTCTCACAAGACCGACGGTGGGCCACAGACTGCCGATACGAGCGTCGACGCCGGCCCGCAGGCCGACGCCGGTACGGAGACCGGCGACCAGCAGGAACTCATCGACGCGGGCGAGAGCCCCGAGTGTCCCGACTGTGGCTCGATGTCGCTGTACTACTCCGAAGGCTGCAAGACGTGCGAGTCCTGTGGCTGGTCCGAGTGCTGA
- a CDS encoding HVO_2523 family zinc finger protein, producing the protein MSDEVGGRPCPLCDRAMYHRHCKYVCPEHGVVYDCADTFY; encoded by the coding sequence ATGAGTGACGAAGTCGGCGGGCGCCCCTGCCCGCTGTGTGACCGGGCGATGTACCACCGCCACTGCAAGTACGTCTGTCCGGAACACGGCGTCGTGTACGACTGCGCTGATACGTTCTACTGA